In Lolium rigidum isolate FL_2022 chromosome 7, APGP_CSIRO_Lrig_0.1, whole genome shotgun sequence, the DNA window CGTATACTTCACTTTGCTAGGGCCTAGGGGGTGTGACCATCGTCATCCTTCTTTGGCTTACGGTATGTTTCCTCAAGGTGCTTTGCCAGGAAAACATACGTGTTGAACAGCTTCTTCACATTTGGAACGTTGTAGTTCTGAGCTACATAGACACCGCATCCCATTCCCATTAAAAATTTGAAGCTGCCAGTGATTAAACCCATTGCGAGAAGACCTGAATACAATGATAAAAGAGTTATGTATAAGCAAATAAATCCATTTCGACATGGGACATTAATGAACATGTCAATGAAAATTGATACAAAATGGTTTTTGCCATCTGGCACGAATACTCACGTCTGCTACATGTTAAGAGGTTTCATAATATTGCTGCCTTAATATATTTTATCTTTTCTAGCATGTAACAAactatgtactccctctgtccatcAAAGAATGTCGAAAGTTTgattaaatttgaatgtatcttgaCACTCTTTGTAAGCTACCAACTAACTGTGTTCATAAATAAACAACCACTCTATCCACACATAGAGCTAAATAACACATTCACACTGTTTGGTAGCAAAGTATTTCGAGACTACCGAAGTTTAAAATAAGTTGACGTGTTAAAGTGTGGTATTAATACTGCAGTATTCCCCCAACTGTGGTATGTTTGAAGGAGTATTAAAAACAACAACCCAAAACTTTTTTTCTGAACCGGAGAAAGCTAGAAGAACTAAACGCACGCCTGGCTCTATTCGAAGCCACCCCCGCTGTCCTATCATCTCAGCGGCCATGGACAAACCAAGGATGAGCTCATGAGCTACATATTATTGCAGCACATGGAGCACCCCTAGCAAACCACAGCCTGTACCTTCTTCGCTTTCACAACATGAGCCGCACACGACGTCAGGATTGGTCAGGTCGCAAGTCTGGACAACTGGCGGCCTGGCCGGGCATGCAGAGAAGAACTCCAGCTGCCCCAGGGAGAGCCACGCATCCCAGACCACCATCCCTACTGAGGCAGCAGCCACCCTATCCATAAGCTGATGATCCCCGGGCATCTGCAGCCTGTGCACCTCGGTGCACGCAGCCACCACACATGCCCAAGTCCCATGAGCTGCAATGGCAGGAGGCTGGCATCGCAATTCGTATGCCGTGATGCAAGCTCAGGCAACAGCGCACACCGTGTGGACGGACATCAGCGTTGGGGCCAGGATCATAGAGTCCGTCTGGTGGTCCTGCTGCACGAACGAGGTCTGCACGCCTGCAGATTGGCGATGAAGTACAGAGCCGAGGTGAGCCCGATAGGGATCAGCTGCAGCTGCATCTTGAGCTCCTCCACCGGCGTCACCGTGCATAGCACCATGGCCAGTTGCCACCCTGATCAAGGTCTTTATGCATAAAAATGTCAGCCTTGTCCAAGAACCTGGCGTATCTCACTCGGGGAGCACAACTGCTAGTCTGAATAAGATACCTACATTACTCTCAGGCTACAGGATCCGGTACATGCCTACATGGGTGTTGTGGAGGCAAGGCTGACGATAACCAACACGAACAACGCGCAGATGCCGTACCCAAATCCCCAGCTCACCTTGTCCTCAAACCAAACGAGCAGCATCCCTGCAGTCAGGATGGACATGTCGGCCACCATTTAGTACCAGCTGAAGTAGAACGCCTTAGCCTCCTGTTCCGGGCTTCCGGCACGTTTTCAGCCTTGTCGTCAAACTGCTTCGCCTCACTCCAGAAAACGGCCGCACGAAAAGATATATCATCCCTAGTACCTTCACTCCAAAACAGTCCCAATTCCCCAATTCTCTCACCAGGCCATGGCGCCTCCCCGCTCACCCATCTCTCCCCAAGCCAGCATGGGGAGCGGGATCATTCCCTGGTGGCGTGGCTCGGTCTTCACGGACGCGGAGGGGGCGAAGTAACCGGAGGGAAGGAGTCCGACTCATCGCCACTGCTGTTGTGGCCACTCCACGTTCGAGTCGACCCAGACCTCAGTGCCGTCGTGCTGCTGCTTCGTACCTCGTCACGGATATGGCAAAACTATGGTATTTTGTGCCTAAAGGCTAAAATGTTGTACTTTTCCAATATTTTGGTTCTTTGATATACTTTACTGCCAAACATATCTTCAGTTTGAAGGTGTTTGCAGAAAAAAGTAGACGAACTATGTTCACTGGCATTTTGGAATAATGCTTCATGTCTTAAGGTTCTACCACCCACACACATGTTTGGTGAATAGGATCTAATTCCCAAGGTCGGGATGCTGCCGCTCAGTTGCTTCATAGATTATAGGGTGCTCAATAGCCCACAGCCTATGGTAACAACTAGTCACGGCGACTGGCATAGTATTTGAAGGAGGTGACATATAGAAAAATTATAAGGGTTGAGGTAAGTGTTGGGAAAGAGAGATTTTCTCATTAATTGATTGTGACGACCAAGACCTGGTAGGATCTGGAGTCTAGGTGCAACCATTGTATCTAATCCCAAGGATTTGCTAGTACGAACATTAAAAAGACGAATATCATATCCATATCATTAGTACAACGTTTCAAATGTTGAATACACAGTCATTACTAGATTAATTATCCATAGACAAAATAACAGAGAAACAAAATAAAGGTGGTGGCTCCAGAAAATATGCAACGGGCAATCAACTGGAGTATCGTAAATCTAGGCATAAATCTCCAGAGCAAGTATTATCCGTGAAGTTACACTAAAATGATTAACGGATATGCATATGCTTAGGTGTTGACAAAAGAGTAGGCTTCATGATTTTAGATTTTAGCGTGAAGCAAACTTTACTTTTCAAAAATTTACCTCAAACCTAAGTTTCATAGGGATGGTAAACGGTATAGGGTTACCAAGTCACCCAAGTTCAAACTAGCCTAGCTGAAGACACCTATGAACAACACACAAGCATACAGTCTTCCCTTAACACTGGCTTTTAGAGTCCAGAGAAGATGGCGCAGAACTTCACAAGTAGCATCCTTGACCCCAGTGTTGGAAGTCATCACTTGGATAGGTTCTTCCCAGACTCGCACTGGATCTGTGCCTGCTAATTTTGAATCACCATAGGAACTTTGGCCATCTATAGGTTTTGAAATAAGGAGAAGTTCAGTAATCATCTTAAATCTAACAAGGTTAGTGCATGGCATTTTTCCCAATATTGAAAATCTTAGGAAAAATGTTTTCTTGAGTAATTCAAAAAGTTAAGTATTTCCATCATGCACTTAGCTTGTCTAGATTTAAAATGATTACTGGATCTCTCCTTATATCAAACCTTATAGAGGGCTAAAGTCCCAACAGAGATTTCACATGTTGTCTTTTTTCAATTTCCCAATATTGAAAACCTTAGGAAGTATGTTTTCTTGAGTAAATTCAAAAAGTTAAGTATTTCCATCATGCACTTAGCTGTCTAGTTTTAAAATGATTACTGGATCCCTCCTTATATCAAAACTTATAGAGGGCCAAAGTCCCTACAGAGATTTCGCATGGTGTGAATGCTAGTTGTTGGCCTCGTCTGCTCTGGGATGTGATATATCACCTTCAGATGAAGACACGCCCCGTGTATCACAGGTACCACTTCCTTGAAGCAGGCAAAATGAgttgtggaatgtagatgtgcacAGCTACTGAATGTTAGTACACGATGCTTCGTAACATCAACGAAACACCTAACTGACGTGACTGAATTGAACAGCAGGATTGAGGAAGCTGCTCGTGAAGCTATTCGCCATCTGATGGAACTCTACGAGCCAATGTTCAAGGGAAGACTCTGTTTATGTGACCCTCATAGGTGTCTTCAGCTAGGATAGTTCAGACTATGTGACATGCTAACCCTAATCATTTACCAAATGTTTAAATGAAACCTTAGTTTGAGCTAAATTTTTGGAAAAAGTTTTGGGAAATAAAACATGATTTATGCTAAAAATTAAACCATTAAGCCTACTCTTTTGTCACCACCTAAGCATAACCCACCAAATCACAGTATTGCATGTCTGTTCATAATTTGTGTAACTTGAGAGTACATTCAATATACTGACTTGCTACTTGTCATGTGCAAATGACAATACTTACGCTGGAGAATGATGCCTAGGTTAACAATAATTGGAAACTGTAATCTAGCATGTCTAAAAGCTAGATATCAAAAAGGGCATGAATCAGCAACCGGAGAACCCAGTCAACAACAACTGTAAATAAGGTTCCACgtttttaaagaaaaaaaataagtTTGCACAAAAGAATCAGAGCCATTCTTTATCAAACTGTTCTATCCCTTTTTCATTCCACCTAATCTATCTCTACTACCTAATCCCCTAGGCCCTGTCGTCCAACCATCCTGGTTGCGGTAGACGGTTAGTTACCTAGTTTGTTCCACAAGAACACTAAACATTCAGTAGCACAGTATAAGCTTGGTAATGAACACTTAAGACTAGGGAATACGCAAAATTTCAGCATTTTTAAGTACAGATTATAACAGGTAACATACTGGAACAGAGGAATTTCGTATTACCAAACCGACTAACATTGTCAAGTTTCATAATTCAAAGCAATGCTGACAACATTCTGATTACTAGGCAATCTGATCCCTTCCTAGTTAAAAGTTAATGCTGCTGTGAGTAAAAGTCTGGTCATTCTTTTCAGATGCTATCAGTTACAAATTACTATTCCAAATGCAACTTAAACGCCCAAATAAATCTCAGTAACTTATCCTAAAATACTCCGTCCATCTTTATTTACTTCGCGTTCTAGGTCTAGTTAAAGTCGAACTTTGTAAAAACTGATCAAGAATGTAGGAACAAATATCAACATCCATAATTCCAGAAGCATataatataaaaaaaaatactcTATAACGATTTTAATACCATAGATTTTAGATTGAAAAAATACTCTATAACGATTTTAATACCATAGATTTTATATTGTAGACGTTGACACTTTTTTCCTGattatttggtcaaactttacaacgTTTGACTTTAAATgcaaagtaaataaaaacagagggagtagtgAATGTGAACACCCCAAAAACGTATCCTATCTTAAACTAGTATAAATTGTTAACATGTAAAGTGATGAGACATGGAGAATGGATAAATCTAGAACAACACAACTCTGAGCCTGCTCTGAAGATCGGTCTAGAGGAAAATGAGAAACAAAAGGCTGACGGTCCTGCTACAGATTTTGGGGGTTACCGACGGGAATCAGCAATTAGCAAACTATTGGCCATGTAGGACTTGGGGAATTTGGGTATCAAAGGTCGGGATCCTGCACAATTAAGAACAGCTATATGAACTATGAAGGATACAATTTCATTGCCTGTCTATTTCCAGTCGCTCACAATCCATATATGACCTGCTTCAGTACAGGCATGAGGGGAATCTGTAAACAGTAACTGAAGAAAGACCAAAGAATCTCTGATTGCCCATCAATCTGAACATGGACACGCCATCTACTACCTGCTATGCCTTCCTCTGTACGCAGTCAATTTTATCACGAAATCTAGATTGAATCCGCAAACCGTGCAATGCGAACAGGTGCAAACTGAAATAGGATGAAACAGCCGAGCGAGGAAAAGCGGAGCTTACTTGTTTCTTCTTCCCCTGACGTTCCTACAGGATGCGCCGCCGCCGATTCCTCTTACCCGGCCGAGACTCCTTCGCTACGCAGCAGCAGCCAGCGCCGCTAGCCCGCCGCGTGCGTGCCGAACCCTAGAATCCAATGATCGAGAGATTAGTTCAAAGAAAGAAAGCAGTTGGCGGCAGCGAACGAGGAGTGGAGAGGCCAACACCTCCTACGTAGTTACCGGAggcgggcgggggggggggggggttgtcgTATCCGGCAGACCGGCACTAGAAGGAATCCCGGTGCCCGTTTGGTACTAGAGTGTTTGTTAGGATTAGGTTTTTCGTTTGGTGTATTAGTGGGGATAATTTGGACCAAACTTCAAATAACCACATATTCTAAATGCATGTTTGGTGATACAGTATTGAACGAGTTTAATCTCTGCTTATCTCCACTTTTTCTCATATCTTAAGTGTACTTTTTCAAtacccaatactctacccctacctagtggattgggtaTGGGATTTTACAGGGATTGGGTGGCGGTAGGGATTCACCCAATATTCTAGAGTATTATATTCTATAGTATTGGATGAACCCCTACCATCACCCAATCCCATAAAACctcatccccaatccactaggtagaggtagagtattggggattgagaAAAATACACTAAATACTAAGTGTTTGTGGGTATTAGTGAGGATAATATTCTAAAAATATTGGGTGAACGCTTAGCGTCAGCCAATCCTCACAAtaccccatccccaatccactaggtaaagGTAGAATATTAGGGAATGAAAAAAATATACATTATGATTTAGGGGAAAGTGAGGATAAGCAaggattaaactcgctcaataCTCTAGCATCAAAAATGCATTTAGAATAAGTGGGGATTTAGAGTTTGCTGcggattatccccactaatcctaTTAAAACTCTAGCAGCTAAGAATTggggaaaagtggggataagcagggattaaac includes these proteins:
- the LOC124677288 gene encoding uncharacterized protein LOC124677288 — protein: MGLITGSFKFLMGMGCGVYVAQNYNVPNVKKLFNTYVFLAKHLEETYRKPKKDDDGHTP